The Alkalibacter rhizosphaerae genomic sequence TGCCGATTTGTTCGCCTTCTTTTACCGGCAGATCCAGCTCTTCGGGAACTTCCAGGATTTGTTCCACCTTGTTGGTTTCGGAAATTTGAAGAGTATAACGAAAGGGGTCAGCTGCCAACAAATCCAACGATCGGTCGCCGATGGGAATGGAATCCACCACCTGTTTTTCTTCCAACAGGACAAGAGGGGAGAAGGAATCGAATCCATATTCGAAAAGCTGATTGGTGCTTGCATAGGTCATGGGTCCAACGCACTGCATCACTGCGGTGATCAGCAACTGACCATCCCGACGTGCAGCACTGACTAGTGTATTGCCGGCTTGATTGGTGTAACCCGTCTTGCTTGCGATGACGTCCTCGTTGTAATAAGTGCCTGAAGTGGATTGAAAGAGTTTGTTTTTTGTCCACAAATATCGGATATCCTGGTGTTCTGTTTGGGGGATCACATAATGACGAGTGACCAGCGCATCCGTCAATTCCGGATGGGTCAAAACCTCTTTCATGATCGATGCCATATCTTTTGCCGTAGTTACATGATTCTCGTCATGAAGACCATGAGGATTGACAAAATTGCTGTTTACAGCTCCCAGTTCTTTCGCACGCCGGGTCATTTTTTCTGCAAAAGCCGGCACACTGCCGCTGATGTGTTCCGCAATAACGACGGCGGCATCGTTGGCCGATTCAACGAGGAGGGCATGGAGCAGCTGTTCTCCGGTAAGTTTTTCTCCCGGGATCAGATAGATCTGGCTACTCCCTTGTTCGATTTGA encodes the following:
- a CDS encoding D-alanyl-D-alanine carboxypeptidase family protein, producing the protein MKRRIFLFFTFFILSWTTVSAQPLVEAPAAILMDGHTGQVLYEKNADQQCYPASITKLLTALLFIENVSLDEILVVGDDVPYQIEQGSSQIYLIPGEKLTGEQLLHALLVESANDAAVVIAEHISGSVPAFAEKMTRRAKELGAVNSNFVNPHGLHDENHVTTAKDMASIMKEVLTHPELTDALVTRHYVIPQTEHQDIRYLWTKNKLFQSTSGTYYNEDVIASKTGYTNQAGNTLVSAARRDGQLLITAVMQCVGPMTYASTNQLFEYGFDSFSPLVLLEEKQVVDSIPIGDRSLDLLAADPFRYTLQISETNKVEQILEVPEELDLPVKEGEQIGNIVYRLGNTEIGRIGLLAAETVEAPFHLGKFLLNGSIVLLALLVLVYLILRIYVYRVNQKIRKRKMAKKRRSEYAKF